The genomic interval ACAAACTTCTACAGGCTGGGCACGCCGAATAATAAGAAGGAAGCCAAGTACCGTAAGAAGCTCGCCAAAGACTCGGACGTTTTAAGCGCGACGCTCAACCCTGTAATCACCACGCCGGTGAATGTCTTTGGGCGCTCGGTCCTGAGCTTCCCCGGCGACCACCCGACGCCCGGCCAGGCTCGCAATCAGTATCTCGCGCAGCAACTCGCCGGCGACCTCGTCGCGCTGCAAGCGCGCTCGACCGGCACCGGCGTCATCGTCGCGGTGATTGATACGGGCATTGACCGCAACCACCCTGATATCCGCAATCATATCTGGACCGACCCGAACGAGACGCCCGGCGACAATCTCGACAATGACAATGACGGCCTCGTTGATGACGTTTACGGCTGGGACTTTTTCGATAACCGCAACGACACGATGGAGCAGCCGGCCAGTACGCAAACGACGGTTGCCGGTCACGGCACCTTCATCGCCGGCTTGGTTACGTTGATCGCGCCTGACGTGAAGATCATGCCGGTGCGCGCTTTCTCGCCCGAAGGCTTGAGCGACGCCTTCACGATTGCCCAGGCCATCAAGTACGCCGTAGATCACGGCGCGAAGATCATCAACCTTAGCTTCGGCACGCCCGAACAGTCACAGGTGATGCTCGACGCCGTGAGCTACGCACAGCAGCGCGGCGTGTTGATGATTGCCGCCGTCGGCAACGAGAACAAAGGCAACGACGCGGCGCCGCAGTTCCCGGCCAACTGGAGCACAGCGGTGATGGGCATCGCGGCGCTCGACGCCGACGACCGCAAGGCGGGCTTCTCGAACTTCGGCACCAATGTTTCGGTGAGCGCGCTCGGCGTCGGCCTCGTGAGCGCTTACCCACAGACCAACAACACGCCCGATTATGCGCTGTGGAGCGGCACCTCTTTCGCCGCGCCGCTAGCGACCGCAGAGGCGGCGCTGCTGCTTGAAAAAGCGCCGCTCGCACAGAGCGTGCGCGACATTATCGAAAGCACCGCCGCGCCCATTGATGCCCGCAATCCGGGGCTTGCCGGCAAGCTTGGCAAAGGCCGCATCGATGCGCTGGCGGCGCTCGGCCAGATCATCCCCGTGGTCAGCAACCGCGGCGAAATCGCTTTGAAGCCCACCGGCGTCGAGCCGACGGCGACGGGCAAATCCGAAGTTTCAGTCGCCGGCACCGAGCAGAGCTTCGAGATCGAGGCCGAGCAACTGGCGCCTTATGGCAAGTACAAGGTCCTGGTTGACGGCAACCTGATCGTTGACGGCACGAGCGCGAGCGACCCCAACGCCGTTGCGGCGCGGGCCAGCAATTTCGGCACCTTCAAGATCGAGTTCAACGCGCCGAAAAAATCAGATCACCCGCTGCTACCTGCCGTGCTGGACCCTGTGACCAACATCAAGCTGGTCGAAGTGCGTGACGCGCTGGATCGCGTCGTGTTGAGCAACACCTTCAGCGCACCACGGACGGGCGGCGGCAGCGTCGTCGAAAAAGAAGCGCGGCTCACCTCGAACGGCTTGGCCCGCGGCAGCGCCCGCGCCGAAGTCGAAGCCGAGCGCCAGAAGCTGCGCGTCGAAGGCGACGGCTTGCAATCGGGCGTGGCGTATCAGATCGTCGCTGATGGCGTCAGCCTCGGCAGCTTCGCGGCGCAGTCCGGTTACCTGCGCGTCGAGTTCACCAGCGACAGCTCAAGTGGTCATGTGCTTCCGGCGTCGCTATTGCCTGTGACGAAGATTGTGCGCATCACCGTGCTCGATCCGGCGGGTCAAATGGTATTGGATGGAACGTTCCAGAGCGGTGGTGATGACTTTGGCGGCGGCGGTGGCGATGATGGCGGTGGCGGCGGCGGTGGTGGTGGTGGCGGTGATGATGGTGGCGGTGGTGGCGGTAGCGGCGGTGGCGGCGGCTCGACACAAATAAGCAGACAAGCTAGCCTCTCGCCCACTAGCGTTGATACCGATGCCAGAGGGAAAGTGAAGATCAGCGTGCAGGGCAGCCGGGAAGAGCTTGAGATCGAAGGCGACAAGCTCGACTCGGAGGCGGCCTACACGGTTATCGTTGACCACTTTGTGCTGGCGACGCTCGAAGCCGACGGCTCCGGCTCGTTCAAGCTGAAGCTGAGCACAGACGATGGCTCGCTGCCTTCGGCGGTGCGGCCTATCAGTAACATTCAACACATTGAAGTGCGCGACGCACAGGGTCGCGTTGTGCTAAGCGGCGGCCCGCCAGTTTAGAACGGCTCGACTCATCGGCACAATCTGTAATCTAATTTGTGTTGATGAAGCGGCACGGTGATACGATGACAGAGCGGCGTGGGGGCGCAGAGATGCGTTTCCGCGTCGCTTTTGCCTTTTGCCTTCTGCCGTTCTTGCTGCTGTCTTGCAGCGCTCATCGCGCCGAAAGATTGTCGCCGGCAACGTCCATCTCAAACGAAACTGCGGCATGGCTGCTCAAACAGGCGCGGGGGCGATTCGAGGGCCGCCGCCTGAACGCCGACGCCGCGCCTCAGGCCATCACCACGGCGAGATCAACGACCCTCTTCATCACAGCGTTTCGGCATGGCCAGGCGGCGCGCCCGCTCGCGGCCACCGGCACCAGCCTGCTTGCGGCGTTGAAGGCCGCGCTTGATTCGATTGACCCCAAGGCGACACGCTCTTTGTCCGCCCCTGACCGCATCCAGATAGACCTGCTCGATGGCGAGATCGTGACGCTCGACAAGCCCGCCGCCACCGAGCGCGACGCTCACCTGTCCGCCGCCCAATTGCTTCAGCCGGGCGTCGAAGGCATCGCGATAGAAGCGCAAGGTCAGACGTTCTACCTGCCGCCCTCGCAACTGGTCGTCAATCGTATCTTCGCCGACGATGCCGACGCGCAACCGGCGGAAGACCTGCTCGACCGCGTCGCCAAATACTTCGGCGTGGCTGACTGGCGCGGCAGCGGAGTGCGCTTGCGACGGTTTCGCACACAGGCTTTTGTCGAAGACCACGAGCGCCATACGGCGCTCGACCTGACGGCCAGCGGCTTGCGCCAGGAGATCAACCGCGCGCGGCTCAATCAGGCGGCGCGCGCCGGCGGCGATTACCTGATCCGCGCTCTGAAAGCCGATGGTAGCTTTCATTACCTCTACGACCCGGCTGCCGAAAGCGGCGGCGCGGGCGATTACAACATCGTGCGGCACGCCGGCGCGGCGGTGGCGCTGCTACAGCTTTACGAGGCGACGCGCGAGGCCCGTTACCTTGAGGCGGCGCGGCGGGCCATCGTTTTCTTGAAGCGCCGTTTCCGCACGGCACGCGCAGCCGAGGCGATTTATGTTCTGGATGATGACGGCCAGGCGAAGCTCGGCGCCAATGGGCTGGCGCTGATCGCGCTGGCGCTGCAAGCGCGGCTCGACCCCGGCGTGGCGGATCAAGTGAGCGCCGGCCGCCTGGCCAATCTCATTCTAAGGATGCAGGCGGGCGACGGCTCGTTTGCGAGCTATTACGAAGTGAAGGGCGAGGCACAAGAGCGCGCTTCGCTCTACTATCCCGGCGAAGCGCTGCTTGGATTGATCGAGCTATACAAGCAGAACGGCGACCGGCGATTGATCGAGGCGGCGCGGCGCGGCGCCGATTATTTGATCGATAGCCAGCGCGGCATGACACGGCTGCCGCCCGACGCATGGCTGATGCAGGCGCTCGAAGCGATGTTCGCCATCACCCATGACGCGAAGCTTTCGGCGCACGCCATCAACATTGGCGAAGCGATGATCGGCGAGCAGTACACGGAAAGCAACATGCCATTTTACGCGGGCGGTTATGGGCCGGGTGTGCCGCGCGCGACGCCCGCCGCGTCACGGGCTGAAGGCTTGCTGGCGGCTTTGCGGCTGGCGCGCTCGACTCAGGACGGGCGCGCCGCGCGGCTCGACGAGGCACTGAGGCTCAGCGCGGGTTTTCAACTGGCGCAGCAGTTCAACGAAGACAACAGCTATTGGCTGGCTCATCCAGAGCGCGCCGCCGGCGGCTTCCGCGAGAGCCTGACTTCCCGGCGCATCCGCATCGATTATGTGCAGCACAACATCTCGGCGCTGCTCGGCATCGCTCGAATCATCGAACCGTAAGGTGGCGCAAGGCGGTTAGCTTGCGCGAGTCGCTGCGCAAGCTAACCGCCTTGCGCCACGTATTACAATGGAGGCATGGCGGAAGCGGCGATTTTTCTGGATCGCGATGGCACGATCAACGAAGACATCGGCTATGTGTCGTCGCCCGACGAGCTGAACATCTACCCTTACGCGGCGCAAGCCGTGCGGCTGATCAACGAAGCCGGGCTGAAAGCCATCATCGTCACCAATCAATCGGCCATCGCGCGTCGGCTTTGCGATGAGCCGATGATGGCAACGATTCACGAACGCTTGACGACTGAGCTGGCCCGCGATGGCGCGCACATTGATGCGATCTACTATTGCCCGCATCACCCACGCATCGGCCAGCCGCCATACCGTCAGGCTTGCGAATGCCGCAAGCCGAACCCTGGCATGCTGCAACAGGCGGCGCGCGAGCATGCGCTTGACCTTTCAGCCTCGTACGTCATCGGCGACAAGGCGAGCGATATGAATCTGGCGGCGAACGCCGGGGCGCACGGCGCGCTGGTGCTGACCGGTTACGGGCACGAGACGCTGGTGGCCCGCGACCGCTTGCTCTCGGCCCCGGCGATCATCGCTGACGATCTGCTCGACGCCGTCAGACAGATACTTGACAGAAGAGGATTGTCGGTTGTCAGATGATGAATTCAGAAGTCAGGAGTCAGAATTCAGAAGTCAG from Blastocatellia bacterium carries:
- a CDS encoding S8 family serine peptidase, which gives rise to MNLRFFNVIALALILFFAANLLPVRAQTADVPDFIRGEVLVEIKPGASIDALIARFGLSLKQRIYGTNFYRLGTPNNKKEAKYRKKLAKDSDVLSATLNPVITTPVNVFGRSVLSFPGDHPTPGQARNQYLAQQLAGDLVALQARSTGTGVIVAVIDTGIDRNHPDIRNHIWTDPNETPGDNLDNDNDGLVDDVYGWDFFDNRNDTMEQPASTQTTVAGHGTFIAGLVTLIAPDVKIMPVRAFSPEGLSDAFTIAQAIKYAVDHGAKIINLSFGTPEQSQVMLDAVSYAQQRGVLMIAAVGNENKGNDAAPQFPANWSTAVMGIAALDADDRKAGFSNFGTNVSVSALGVGLVSAYPQTNNTPDYALWSGTSFAAPLATAEAALLLEKAPLAQSVRDIIESTAAPIDARNPGLAGKLGKGRIDALAALGQIIPVVSNRGEIALKPTGVEPTATGKSEVSVAGTEQSFEIEAEQLAPYGKYKVLVDGNLIVDGTSASDPNAVAARASNFGTFKIEFNAPKKSDHPLLPAVLDPVTNIKLVEVRDALDRVVLSNTFSAPRTGGGSVVEKEARLTSNGLARGSARAEVEAERQKLRVEGDGLQSGVAYQIVADGVSLGSFAAQSGYLRVEFTSDSSSGHVLPASLLPVTKIVRITVLDPAGQMVLDGTFQSGGDDFGGGGGDDGGGGGGGGGGGDDGGGGGGSGGGGGSTQISRQASLSPTSVDTDARGKVKISVQGSREELEIEGDKLDSEAAYTVIVDHFVLATLEADGSGSFKLKLSTDDGSLPSAVRPISNIQHIEVRDAQGRVVLSGGPPV
- a CDS encoding HAD family hydrolase; the encoded protein is MAEAAIFLDRDGTINEDIGYVSSPDELNIYPYAAQAVRLINEAGLKAIIVTNQSAIARRLCDEPMMATIHERLTTELARDGAHIDAIYYCPHHPRIGQPPYRQACECRKPNPGMLQQAAREHALDLSASYVIGDKASDMNLAANAGAHGALVLTGYGHETLVARDRLLSAPAIIADDLLDAVRQILDRRGLSVVR